The following are from one region of the Thermococcus cleftensis genome:
- a CDS encoding proteasome-activating nucleotidase gives MSVENVGVKPSDEYDDYVTYLKRRIRQLELQVRTLEADKERLERELSRLRMEMSRLRQPPAFAGTLLEVLDDDRAIVQNFNGPRFVVRIAPWIERDKLKPGSRVALDQRTMAVVELLPSEKDPSVLGFEVIERPKVSYDDIGGLDKQLQELREAIELPLKHPELFERVGIEPPKGVLLYGPPGCGKTLMAKALAHEANATFIRVVGSELVRKFIGEGARLVHELFELAKEKAPTIIFIDEIDAIGAKRMDETTGGEREVNRTLMQLLAEMDGFDPRGNVKVIAATNRPDILDPALLRPGRFDRLIEVPLPDFRGRLEILKVHTRKMNLKDVDLRVIAEMTEGASGADLKAIATEAGMFAIRDRREYVTQEDFLKAIEKVFGAEQRLAQQIAMHEVMYG, from the coding sequence ATGAGCGTTGAAAACGTTGGTGTCAAACCATCGGACGAGTACGATGATTACGTCACGTATCTCAAGAGACGCATAAGACAGCTCGAGCTACAGGTGAGAACCCTCGAGGCTGACAAAGAGAGGCTGGAAAGGGAACTCTCGCGCCTCAGAATGGAGATGTCGAGGTTAAGACAGCCACCGGCCTTCGCAGGAACGCTCCTCGAGGTCCTCGACGATGACAGGGCCATAGTCCAGAACTTCAACGGACCACGCTTTGTCGTCAGGATAGCCCCCTGGATAGAGAGAGACAAGCTCAAGCCTGGCTCCAGGGTAGCCCTCGACCAGAGAACCATGGCCGTCGTCGAGCTTCTCCCGAGCGAGAAGGACCCGAGCGTCCTCGGTTTCGAGGTCATAGAGAGGCCCAAGGTCAGCTACGATGACATCGGCGGCCTGGACAAGCAGCTCCAGGAGCTGAGGGAGGCGATAGAGCTCCCGCTCAAGCACCCCGAGCTCTTTGAGAGGGTCGGAATAGAGCCGCCCAAGGGAGTCCTCCTCTACGGACCTCCCGGCTGCGGAAAGACGCTGATGGCCAAGGCCCTGGCCCACGAGGCCAACGCAACCTTCATACGCGTCGTCGGTAGCGAGCTGGTGAGGAAGTTCATCGGCGAGGGAGCAAGGCTCGTCCACGAGTTATTTGAACTCGCCAAAGAAAAGGCCCCAACCATAATCTTCATCGACGAGATCGACGCCATCGGAGCGAAGAGAATGGACGAAACCACCGGCGGCGAGAGGGAAGTGAACAGGACCCTTATGCAGCTGCTCGCCGAGATGGACGGCTTCGACCCGAGGGGCAACGTGAAAGTGATAGCGGCCACCAACAGGCCGGACATACTCGACCCGGCCCTGCTAAGGCCCGGACGCTTTGACAGGCTGATAGAAGTTCCACTCCCCGACTTCAGGGGAAGACTGGAGATACTCAAGGTGCACACGAGGAAGATGAACCTTAAGGACGTGGACCTGCGCGTAATCGCGGAGATGACCGAGGGAGCGAGCGGTGCCGATTTGAAGGCCATAGCCACCGAGGCGGGAATGTTCGCAATAAGGGACAGGCGCGAGTACGTTACCCAGGAAGACTTCCTCAAGGCCATAGAGAAGGTCTTCGGAGCAGAGCAGAGGTTGGCCCAGCAGATAGCGATGCACGAGGTCATGTACGGCTGA
- a CDS encoding MFS transporter, which translates to MRRKLLALVSLGWIFNYAHRMAVPPLIPMIRAELGISNAEAGLLMTALLLPYALIQVPAGYIGDRIGRKYLLLISIIGYSISSALIVFARQYWELIAVRALYGLFSGLYYAPATALISDVYRERKGSALGVFMVGPPVGSGIAPLIVVPIAVNLKWRYAFPVLSVMSLAVGIALALAVRGEVSRPSRVRFSIPRNVIPLSVANFIVLAAFFGLLTFLVSFLVNSGVSVQEASLFFSLLSLIGIAGSIFGGALYDRIGKRSIAMVFGLNALLTLVLALTALPWVVVPLGLTFYSVGAIVTAYTAEKAGEENLGPVMGFVNMVGFLGATVGPYFIGLLIDKTDYERAFLAMPAMYLVALAIIKVEEVAEKREISRT; encoded by the coding sequence ATGCGCAGGAAGCTCCTCGCCCTTGTGAGCCTCGGCTGGATATTCAATTACGCCCATAGAATGGCCGTTCCACCACTGATACCGATGATAAGGGCCGAGCTGGGCATAAGCAACGCGGAGGCCGGACTTCTGATGACGGCCCTCTTGCTTCCCTACGCCCTTATTCAGGTTCCTGCCGGTTATATCGGGGACAGGATAGGAAGGAAGTATCTCTTGCTCATCAGCATAATCGGATACTCCATATCATCGGCCCTCATAGTCTTCGCCCGCCAGTACTGGGAGTTGATTGCAGTTCGCGCACTCTACGGCCTGTTCTCCGGCCTGTACTACGCCCCGGCCACCGCGCTCATAAGCGATGTTTACAGGGAGAGGAAGGGTTCCGCTCTGGGAGTCTTCATGGTGGGCCCTCCCGTTGGGAGCGGGATAGCCCCCCTGATAGTGGTTCCGATAGCGGTGAACCTCAAGTGGCGCTACGCCTTTCCGGTGCTCTCGGTTATGAGCCTTGCCGTCGGAATAGCGCTCGCTCTCGCCGTCAGAGGCGAGGTTTCCAGGCCGTCCCGAGTCAGGTTTTCGATTCCGCGGAACGTCATTCCCCTTAGCGTTGCAAACTTCATAGTTCTGGCGGCCTTCTTCGGCCTCCTCACGTTCCTCGTTTCGTTCCTCGTGAACTCGGGGGTTTCGGTGCAGGAAGCTTCCCTGTTCTTCTCCCTGCTGTCCCTCATCGGCATAGCCGGGTCCATCTTCGGCGGCGCCCTCTACGATAGAATCGGAAAGAGGAGCATAGCTATGGTCTTTGGTCTCAACGCCCTCCTAACGCTGGTTCTGGCGCTGACGGCCTTGCCGTGGGTTGTTGTCCCCCTGGGCCTGACCTTCTACTCGGTCGGGGCCATCGTTACCGCCTACACCGCGGAGAAGGCGGGTGAGGAGAACCTTGGTCCTGTCATGGGCTTCGTTAACATGGTTGGCTTCCTCGGTGCCACTGTTGGGCCATACTTCATCGGACTCCTGATAGACAAAACTGACTATGAGAGGGCCTTTCTGGCCATGCCGGCGATGTATCTGGTTGCCTTAGCGATAATAAAAGTTGAGGAAGTGGCTGAAAAGAGAGAAATCAGCCGTACATGA
- the cas6 gene encoding CRISPR-associated endoribonuclease Cas6 has product MRVEIKFRPAEEGTILPFNYNYDVYTQLLEKMAIVSPEIAREAEVSHVDYFTFSRIMVRKRELIPDRGIRVLSDDVSLYVSSSSSELIKAVVEGFIDSPVLQIGDAAFIAEDIKVLKEPKIERSALFSTLSPIMVRTVKLSGNRMKIWDLYPNEESFFDKLRKVMLMRYSAIIGQMPEERDFSIEVVKFKPVRILVKDTYYRGSLMIFRYTGSREIARFGYENGFGEKTRYGFGMVKVIDEEQEPGGRE; this is encoded by the coding sequence ATGAGGGTGGAGATAAAGTTCAGGCCCGCGGAGGAGGGCACTATTCTTCCGTTCAACTACAACTACGACGTTTACACGCAGCTCCTCGAGAAGATGGCGATAGTTTCTCCCGAGATTGCTAGGGAAGCCGAGGTGAGCCATGTCGATTACTTCACTTTCTCTCGCATAATGGTGAGGAAGCGCGAACTCATTCCAGACCGCGGGATAAGGGTTCTCTCAGATGACGTTTCTCTCTACGTCTCCTCCTCATCGAGCGAGCTGATAAAGGCCGTCGTTGAGGGCTTCATCGATAGTCCCGTTCTCCAGATAGGTGATGCCGCCTTCATTGCCGAGGACATAAAGGTTCTCAAGGAGCCTAAAATCGAGAGAAGCGCCCTTTTCTCGACCCTCAGCCCGATAATGGTAAGGACCGTCAAGCTCAGCGGTAACAGAATGAAGATATGGGATCTCTACCCCAACGAGGAGAGCTTCTTTGACAAGCTCCGCAAGGTAATGCTAATGCGTTACTCAGCTATAATAGGACAGATGCCCGAGGAGAGGGATTTCTCAATCGAGGTCGTTAAGTTCAAGCCCGTTAGGATACTCGTCAAGGACACCTACTACCGCGGTTCTCTCATGATATTCCGCTACACCGGCTCGAGGGAGATAGCCCGCTTCGGCTACGAGAACGGCTTTGGGGAGAAGACCAGGTACGGCTTT